The following proteins are co-located in the Pararge aegeria chromosome 3, ilParAegt1.1, whole genome shotgun sequence genome:
- the LOC120636930 gene encoding tyrosine-protein kinase receptor Tie-1-like, with protein AFLVDRAAVKLLHEIGCGSFGRVHFAELRRGGATLPVAAKEPRAGAAPAEQGDFLREACVLAPLAHAHVVRLVGVCVGAGPPMRRRRAAAGACAELAPRALTRLAREAAGALQYLAARRLLHRDVRAANCLVDERRALKLADFGLARELDAAEPEYASTRRGLFPVLWMAPESLALGVFSLASDVWALGVLLLEVATLGERPFGSWAPARVLRYVTAGGHAPLPPDLSAHTRELLLACWQRAPERRPSAACVCSLLAANPEAVRATFLPPPPPPPLPHPPPLPHPPLPPPPLPPPPPPSSP; from the exons GCCTTCCTGGTGGACCGCGCCGCCGTCAAGCTGCTGCACGAGATCGGCTGCGGCAGCTTCGGCCGCGTGCACTTCGCCGAGCTGCGGCGCGGCGGCGCCACGCTGCCCGTGGCGGCCAAGGAGCCGCGCGCGGGCGCCGCGCCGGCCGAGCAGGGCGACTTCCTGCGCGAGGCGTGCGTGCTGGCGCCGTTGGCGCACGCGCACGTGGTGCGCCTGGTGGGCGTGTGCGTGGGCGCCGGCCCGCCCATG cggcggcggcgcgcggcGGCGGGCGCGTGCGCCGAGCTGGCGCCGCGCGCGCTCACGCGCCTGGCGCGCGAGGCGGCGGGCGCGCTGCAGTACCTGGCGGCGCGGCGCCTGCTGCACCGCGACGTGCGCGCCGCCAACTGCCTGGTGGACGAGCGGCGCGCGCTCAAGCTGGCCGACTTCGGCCTGGCGCGCGAGCTGGACGCGGCCGAGCCCGAGTACGCCAGCACGCGGCGCGGCCTGTTCCCCGTGCTGTGGATGGCGCCCGAGAGCCTGGCGCTGGGCGTGTTCTCGCTCGCCAGCGACGTGTGGGCGCTGGGCGTGCTGCTGCTGGAGGTGGCCACGCTGGGCGAGCGGCCCTTCGGCAGCTGGGCGCCGGCGCGCGTGCTGCGCTACGTCACGGCGGGTGGCCACGCGCCCTTGCCGCCCGACCTGAGCGCGCACAC GCGCGAGTTGCTGCTGGCGTGCTGGCAACGCGCGCCCGAGCGCCGGCCCAGCGCGGCCTGCGTGTGTAGCCTGCTGGCCGCCAACCCCGAGGCCGTGCGCGCGACGTTcctgccgccgccgccgccgccgccgctgcCGCATCCGCCGCCGCTGCCGCATCCGCCGCTGCCGCCGCCTCCgctgccgccgccgccgccgccgtcGAGTCCGTAG